AGAAAAAGACTTGAAAGGGCAGATAATCAAGCAGATTTATTTGATTGTGTATTACAAATTCGTTCAAGTGGAATTAGGGCGCTGTCAATTGACAAGCCATTACCAACATTTGCAGTTAGTGTAAGTGGTGGTGGTGCAATGATACCTGTTTATACAGGGGAAAGAAGACATTTGAATTTAATTGAAATGAGAAGATTAATGGGCTTTCCAGATGATTTTAAGTTTCCCGTTTCTCGAACTAATGCAATAAAACAATTGGCTAATGCCGTTTGTCCGCCTGTCATAGAATCAATTGGTAATGATATTTTAAAGCAAGTAGAGTTTAATTCAGTCCTTGAAGTCAGAGCGATTGGCTAATAAGTCTTCAATATTCTCTTTTGTTGGACTAATAATTTTACTTTTTTCAGGGTAGCAGAGAGCACAATTTGTATCGCAATTTGGGATTGCACATATATTACAAATCTGCCATTTAGACTTATTACAATAAAAGCATAATCCTTGGTAGTTTTCTAATTCACTATCTCCTCCTTTTTCTACGGGAATCCTATGGTCAAAAACTTCTCTTCTTCTGTCTTTGGCATATGTGGTTTTTAGTAACTTGTCTTTAGTCACAATATTAGAACCACAAAAGTTGCATTTGCCATTTTGCCTTTTTCTAATTTCTGCTTTTTGTTCAGCATTTGGTGCTTTTCTATAAGCTTTCTTTGCTACTGTAAATAACTTATGATGGTCTTCTTTTCTGAGAGTATATTTTTGACTGGAACCTATTCTTCCACCTTTCAAATTATCAATAAAAGTAAATCCTTCTTCATTCCATAATTCACTATATGGTTTATTCGCATCTCCATAATAATCTTGTACATAACTTGTAGGTAGCTTTTCTCCAAGAATTCCTCTTATTTCATTAATTGTTGTATTTCCTTGGGCTATATCAGATTCAGAACCTTCTCCGT
The nucleotide sequence above comes from Flagellimonas sp. HMM57. Encoded proteins:
- a CDS encoding HNH endonuclease, which gives rise to MLKLTDIKEIYKSRDKEINGYFIEFNDGKRIHITKRRTIIALLVLIKNGEGSESDIAQGNTTINEIRGILGEKLPTSYVQDYYGDANKPYSELWNEEGFTFIDNLKGGRIGSSQKYTLRKEDHHKLFTVAKKAYRKAPNAEQKAEIRKRQNGKCNFCGSNIVTKDKLLKTTYAKDRRREVFDHRIPVEKGGDSELENYQGLCFYCNKSKWQICNICAIPNCDTNCALCYPEKSKIISPTKENIEDLLANRSDFKD